The following are encoded in a window of Cydia strobilella chromosome 1, ilCydStro3.1, whole genome shotgun sequence genomic DNA:
- the LOC134747760 gene encoding uncharacterized protein LOC134747760, which translates to MPKRKREKDKDSYDYLLKKIKRLEKKLRSLDRDKHRDSSNSQDESGMLLYYTVDISADPLEAWAIPEDDAYHASPAKQYSGSDQTDSGSVANEVSPPAAAMSKHAAVVPPVDPQPTPAAPANPAASAAPAAPILYILDSPATPAVENIDQPLPETEEELDADLMEILGSDPNAVKQYGRDIQKDLSIRLKHCATNGLTKELRNKFKDSKAAVSDVVIKRDKDCQHADTITRRNFLLNAMKKEMKDQLQNTKIDKFLFSENLADTLKSAKAITKSGADLKIPAPKPQAKKPNIPHTNKNFNWKPGPARRQPGPSRAKEPAPSTRHRPMHTSRPSQHQRYYRTSHRHR; encoded by the exons ATGCCTAAACGTAAACGTGAAAAGGATAAAGATAGTTACGATTATCTTTTAAAGAAAATCAAACGGCTCGAGAAGAAATTACGATCACTAGATCGTGACAAACATCGTGACTCATCGAACTCGCAGGATGAATCAGGTATG TTATTATACTACACCGTGGACATAAGTGCTGACCCTTTAGAAGCATGGGCGATTCCTGAGGATGATGCCTATCATGCGTCCCCGGCAAAGCAATACTCGGGGTCGGACCAGACAGATTCAGGTTCCGTAGCCAATGAAGTTTCTCCGCCTGCGGCCGCCATGTCGAAACATGCCGCCGTCGTGCCTCCAGTAGACCCGCAGCCGACTCCCGCCGCGCCAGCTAATCCTGCTGCATCAGCTGCTCCTGCCGCGCCGATCCTATATATATTAGATTCTCCAGCTACCCCCGCCGTCGAGAATATTGACCAGCCGTTACCTGAAACAGAAGAAGAGTTAGATGCTGATTTGATGGAAATACTGGGTTCTGATCCCAATGCTGTAAAACAATATGGAAGAGACATACAAAAGGACCTGTCGATTAGATTAAAACATTGCGCAACAAACGGATTAACGAAGGAGTTGCGCAATAaattcaaagatag CAAGGCCGCAGTATCGGATGTGGTAATTAAACGCGACAAAGATTGTCAACATGCTGATACCATTACCAGAcgaaattttttattgaacGCCATGAAGAAGGAAATGAAGGATCAActtcaaaatacaaaaattgacaagtttttattcAGCGAAAACTTGGCCGACACTTTGAAATCGGCTAAAGCCATTACTAAATCTGGTGCAGACCTTAAGATTCCAGCGCCTAAACCTCAGGCTAAAAAGCCTAATATAccccatacaaataaaaatttcaactggaaGCCGGGTCCAGCTCGCAGGCAGCCGGGACCGTCACGAGCGAAGGAGCCTGCGCCCTCGACACGTCATCGGCCCATGCACACCTCGAGGCCATCGCAGCATCAGCGCTACTACAGGACGAGCCACAGACATCGTTAA